In a genomic window of Gossypium arboreum isolate Shixiya-1 chromosome 7, ASM2569848v2, whole genome shotgun sequence:
- the LOC108484299 gene encoding 2-hydroxy-palmitic acid dioxygenase mpo1-like, which translates to MGKPVGLFDLENHFAFYGAYHSNPINIFIHTVFVWPIFFTSLVLFYFTPTICDFSQSGILPSGFNHVLVFNYGFLFALIYGLFYVILDKKAGSLAALICLACWVGATFLAAHLGYSLAWKVVLAAQLFCWTGQFIGHGVFEKRAPALLDNLVQAFLMAPFFVLLEVLQSLFGYEPYPGFHARVKAKIEAEIKEWKDKKQKKNS; encoded by the exons ATGGGAAAGCCAGTAGGATTGTTCGATCTTGAGAATCATTTTGCATTCTATGGGGCATATCACAGTAACCCAATCAACATTTTCATACATACTGTGTTTGTTTGGCCAATATTTTTCACTTCTCTTGTTCTTTTCTACTTTACACCCACCATTTGTGATTTTTCTCAATCTGGGATCTTGCCCTCTGGGTTTAATCATGTTTTGGTTTTTAATTATGGGTTTCTTTTTGCTCTAATTTATGGATTGTTTTATGTGATTTTGGATAAGAAAGCTGGTTCGTTGGCTGCTTTGATTTGTTTAGCTTGTTGGGTTGGTGCTACTTTTCTTGCTGCACACCTTGGATATTCTCTCGCTTGGAAG GTTGTGTTGGCTGCTCAGTTGTTCTGTTGGACTGGACAGTTCATAGGCCACGGAGTCTTTGAG AAACGTGCACCGGCTCTGTTGGACAATCTTGTTCAAGCTTTTCTAATGGCTCCATTCTTTGTTTTGCTCGAG GTTCTTCAATCGCTCTTTGGATATGAACCATATCCGGGTTTCCATGCACGCGTGAAAGCTAAGATCGAAGCTGAAATCAAGGAATGGAAGGACAAGAAACAGAAAAAAAATTCTTAG